From Sphingobium sp. B2D3C:
GGAACTGCGCGAGGTCATCCGCATCCGCCGGCTCGAACAACCAATCCGCCGCACCGCCTGCCTTGAACCACACCAACGGCGCGAGCGGCGCACCGCGCGTCAGCTTGCCCCGCACGGCAATACCGTCGGGGTTCAGGTGTCGATCGACATTCACGGAAGCGGCAGGATTCATCAGGAGCGACCGCTCCACCAGCCGGACCAACGCCCGATCAAGTCGGCCTGGGCCTTGCCGGCGCGGTTCATAGCTTCACCCATGTCGAGCGCGGCCTGCCCCATGCCCTTCGGCCCCATGGCGGCATGGCTCTCGACGGCGTCGATCATCTCGCGCGCCATGTCGAGGCTCTTGCCATGCACCTCGATCATGCGCTCCTGCATCTCCAGGCCAATGCGCATCAGCTCCCACATCAGCCGCGCCCCTCGCCCGATGCCGCGATGGCCGGCGCCAGACCGGCCGCCCATTTGGTGATGTCGCCCGCGCCGAGGCAGACGATCATGTCATCGGCCTTCAGATCCGCGGCGAGCGCATCGGCGAGCGCATCGGCATCGCCGATGGTCTGCGCCGCGCGATGGCCGCGACGCTTGAGGCCGGCGACCAGCGCATCGGCATCCACGCCCTCGATCGGTTGCTCGCCGGCCGGATAGACGGGCGAGACATAGACCATGTCGGCATCATTGAAGGATTGCTGGAACTCGTCCATCAGATCGCGCAGCCGCGTGAAGCGGTGCGGCTGCACCACGGCGATCACCCGGCCCTGCGCGCCCTCGCGGGCCGCCGCGAGAACCGCGCGGATTTCGACCGGATGGTGGCCATAATCATCGATGACGACGGCCCTGCCGCCGCCCGTCTCGATCTCGCCCACCTTGGTGAAGCGCCGCTTGACGCCGCCGAAGCTGGCGAAGCCGGTCTGGATGGTCGCATCCTCAATGCCCATCTGCAGGGCGACGCCAATGGCGGCCATGGCATTCAGCACATTGTGCCGGCCCGGCATCGGCATGGTGATGTCGGCAATGCGTCGCGTCGAGCCATCACGCTCGCGGATCTGCACGTCGAACATATTGCCACCGGGAACGGGCCGGACATTCTCGCCGCGCAGGTCGGCCTGCGCGGAAAAGCCATAGGTCACGATCCGCCGATCCTGCACGCGCGGCAGGATCGCCTGCACCTCCGGGTGATCCAGGCAGAGCATGGCCGCGCCATAGAAGGGCACATTCTCGACAAACTCGACGAACGCATCCTTCACCGCATCGAACGAGCCATAATGATCGAGATGCTCGGGATCGATGTTGGTGACGACGGCATAGGTGCCGTCCAGCCGCAGGAAGCTGCCATCGCTCTCATCGGCCTCGACCACCATCCAGTCGCTGTTGCCGAGGCGCGCGTTGGAACCGTAGCTGTTGATGATGCCGCCGTTGATGACGGTGGGGTCGATGCCGCCGGCATCCAGCAGCGCCGCGATCATCGAGGTGGTCGTGGTCTTGCCGTGCGTGCCCGCCACCGCGACGGTGGATTTGAGCCGCATCAGTTCGGCCAGCATTTCGGCGCGGCGGATGACCGGCACGCGGTTCTCCAGCGCCAGTTCCACCTCGGGATTGCCGCGCTTGATCGCGGTGGAGGTCACCACCACGGCGGCATCACCCAGATTCTCGGCCTTGTGGCCGATCATCACTTTGATGCCGAGATCGCGCAGATGCTGGATGACATAGCCTTCCGACATGTCGCTGCCCTGCACGCTGTAGCCCATATTGTGCATCACCTCGGCGATGCCGGACATGCCGATGCCGCCGATGCCGATGAAGTGGATCGTGCCGATATCCGTGCCGACGCCCTTCATGCGCCCGCTCCCGCGAGGCCAGCCATGCGCGGCGCTTCTGCGGCCCGCACGGTGTCGATGGTCTGCGGCGCGGGGCCGAAGCTCTCGATGAGATCGCACATGTCCTTCACCGCATCCGGGCGGCCGCAACGATGCGCGCGCTTGGCAGCGTTTTGAAGCGCACCCGGTTCCATCGCCAGTTTCTGCATCTGGCGGGCCAGCTCGGCGGGCGTGAACTTGCTCTGGTCGATCGCGCGGGCGCCGCCCGCCTTCACCATCTCGAGGACATTATAGGCTTGGTGGTTATCCATGGCACTCGGCAAAGGTATGAGGATGGCGGGGCGCCCCGCGGCGGTGAGTTCGGCAATGGTCGAGGCGCCGGCGCGCCCGATTACGAGGTGCGACCAGGCGAGCTTGGTCGGCATGTCCTCGATATAGGTCGCCAGATCGGCGGGAATTTCCATCTCGGCATAGAGCGCGCGGACCTGCTCGATGTCCTCGGGCCGGCATTGCTGCGTGACCTGCAGCCGGCGGCGCAGGCTGATCGGCAACATGCCAAGCCCGGCCGGCACGACTTGCGAGAGGATCGACGCGCCCTGGCTTCCGCCGGTGACCAGCAGGCGCAGCACGCTCTCATCGGAGAAGACCGGGAACGGCTCGTCGCGCAGGGCCAGGACGGACTCCCGCACCGGATTGCCGACCAGATAGGTCTTGTCCGCATGGCGTTTGGCGAGGCGCTTCACATCGGGATAAGCGGTCGCAATCGCAGCCACCTTGCGGGCCACCAGCCGGTTGACGCGGCCGAGCACCGCGTTCTGCTCATGCACGATCGCCGGTATGCCTTCCGCAAAGGCGCCGAGCATCGCCGGCAGCGCGGGATAGCCGCCGAAGCCCACCACAGCGGCCGGCTCGAAGGTCGAATAAAGCTGCCGGGCCATGGCGCGCCCTTCGAGAATGGCCTTAAAGCCCCTGATCCAGCCGGAAATACCGCCGGACATGCGGCCGGCCGGCAGCACATGCGTCTGCACATCCTCGAACAGGCCCGGAATCTTGGCGCCGCGCTCGTCCGTAATCAGGGCGACGCGGTGGCCCCGCGCCATAAGCTCCTGCGCGATGGCATGGGCCGGCATCATGTGCCCACCCGTGCCACCGGCAGCCAGAACATAATGCCGAAAAAGGCTCATCGCCCGCTCCATGTGACGACGTAGGGGGAGCGCGACATATACGGGTTCCGCCGAGTGAAGGCCAGCAGCAGGCCGATGCCCGAGCACAAGGCGATCATCGAGGAGCCGCCATAGCTGATGAACGGCAGCGTCATGCCCTTGGAGGGGAAGATGTGAATGTTCACGCCCATATTGATAACCGCCTGCACGCCCATCACGAAGACAAGGCCGGAGGTTGCCATGACGATGAATGGATCTTCCTCATCCAGCAGTCGCAGCAGCACCCGCACGATGATGGCGAGATAAACGAGCGCAATGGCGATGCAGGCGATCAGGCCGAACTCTTCCCCGATCACCGAAAAGATATAGTCGGTATGGGCCTCGGGCAGATTGAACTTGGCGGTGCCGCCGCCGGGGCCGACGCCGGTCAGGCCGCCGCGCGTGATGGTCGCATAGGCCAGCTGCACCTGATCCGGCCCCGCCGCCGGATCGACGACCGGGTTAAGGAAGGAATCGATGCGCTCGCGACCATTGTCGTAGAAGAGATAAGTCAGCACGAACAGGCCGAGGCCGCCGCACGCAAAGCCCGAGAGGAGCTTGATCGAGGCGCCGCCCACCAGCAGCAGCGCCCCCCAGCAGGCCACGAAAATGACCGTCTGGCCGAAGTCCGGCTGCCGCATGAGCAGGAGGGCGACGATGCCGGTCAACATGCCCGTCAGCGGGATCACCGGCAGCGAGGGATCACGCGCGCGCAGCGACAGCAGCCAGGCAATGGCGACAACGAAGAAGGGCTTGAGAAACTCCGAGGGCTGGAAGCGGAAGGCGCCGCTGCCCAGCCAACGCGAGGCACCGTTCACGCTCGTCCCGATGATCGGCACCAGCACCAGCATCACCGCGAACAGCGCCGCCAGACCGACCGCCAAGCGGCGCGCCTGGGTGCGCGGGAGCATGGAAATCACGATCATCAGCGGCAGACCAAGGCCGATCCACATGAGCTGGCGATAGAAGAAATAGAGGGGCGAGAGCGAGGCCGAATGGGTCGACAGCTTGGCCGCCGCCACGGGCGAGGCCGCCGCGACCGCCACCAGCCCGATCGCGATCAGCACCACGATGAGGCCGAGCAGCACTCGGTCGATCTCCCAGAACCAGATCGCCAGCGCGGTCCGCTCGCGCGGCATGGGCTTGCCGGGGCGGGCGCGCAAAGGAGACAAGGCGACATCGAGCGGCGGCGCGGTAACCGGCTTCGCCGCCTCGCCTTCGACCATGACTACGCCTTCGTCCCCGCGCTCGCTCATGCCCCTGCCCCCGTTTCTGCCCCTGCTTTATCGCGAAGCGCGGCCACGGCGGCCGCAAAGGCATCGCCCCGCGCCTCGAAATCCCGGAACTGATCGAACGACGCGCAGGCCGGCGAAAGCAGAACGATATCGCCCGGCTGCGCATGCGCGGCAGCCTCGGCCACCGCCGTTACCATCAGCTCGCATTCGGTGACGGGCACGGAAGCCTCGCCGAGCAGACGGGCGAACAGCGGCCCCGCCTCGCCGATGGTGTAGCCGCGCGCAATGTTGGGGAAGCCCGCCGCGCACTCATCGAGCGAATCCGACTTGGCGAGACCGCCGAGAATCCAGTGGATGCGCGGCCGTCCGTCGACCGGCGGCCAGGCAGCGAGCGCCGGCGCGGTCGACGCGGCGTTGGTTGCCTTGCTGTCGTTGACGAACAGCACGCCGTCGATCTCGGCCACGCGCTGCATGCGGTGCGGCAGGCTGACATAGCTCGCCAGCGCCTGCGCCGTCGTCTCGGATGCAATGCCCAGCGCCTTTGCCACGGCCTTGGCGACCGCGACATTCTGCGCATTGTGCGGCCCCTGCAAGGCCGGCCAGCGCGACTGGTCCTCGGCGGCAATCGACTGGGCCGTCACGGGCACGGTCTGCGGCAGAGCATCGGCGATGCGCCGCGTCACCGCGTCGTCCACCGCGATGATCGCCGGATGATCGGGCGACTGCATGGCAAAGAGGCGCTGCTTGGAGGCGACATAGCTCTCAAAGCCATCATAGCGGTCGAGATGGTCTGGCGTGATGTTGAGCAGCACCGCCACGTCGCAATCGAGACTGAAGGTCAGGTCGATCTGATAGCTGGAAAGCTCCAGCACATAGACGCCGCCCTCCGGCAGCGGGGCCTGCGCGAGAATGGGCAGGCCGATATTCCCGCCCATGCGCGAGGGCAGCCCCGCCGTGCGCACGATGTGATCGATCAGCGCCGTGGTGGTGGACTTGCCATTGGTGCCGGTGATGCCGACCACGCGATGCGCCGGCAGGCTCGACCGTGCCAGCGCGAACAGCTCGATGTCGCCGATGATCGGCACGCCGGCGGCGCGCGCACGGCATGTCACCGGGTGACGGTTGAGCGGCACGCCCGGCGAGACGACCAGCGCGTCCAGCCCGGCCAGATCCATCTCCATCGGATCGCCCAGCTCGGCCTTGTCGGCCACCAGTGCCCGCGCATCCTCGCGCTGGTCCCAGGCGATGACATGGGCACCGCTGGCGGCCAGGGCATCGACCGTGGCGAGGCCGGAGCGGGCCAGCCCCAGAACGGCATAGCGCTTGCCGGCAACGGCGGGGGAAATGATCATCGCAGCTTCAAAGTCGCTAGGCCCGCGAGCGCGAGGACGAAGGAGACGATCCAGAAGCGGATTACGACGGTGGATTCAGGCCAGCCAAGCTGCTCGAAATGATGATGGATGGGCGCCATGCGGAACACCCTTTTGCCGGTGCGCTTGTAGAAGAACACCTGAATGACGACCGACATCGCCTCCACCACGAAGATGCCGCCGATGACCGCCAGCACGATCTCGTGATGCGCCGCCACGGCGATCACGCCGATGGTGCCGCCCAGCGCGAGGCTGCCGGTATCGCCCATGAACACCGCCGCCGGCGGCGCATTGAACCACAGGAAGGCAAGGCATGCCCCGACAATCGCGCCGCACAGGATCACCAGATCGCCCGCGCCCGGCACATGGGGAATGCCGAGATAGGCCGCATAGTCGGCGCGGCCGACAAGATAGACGATGAGCATGAAGGCCATCGACGCCACGATCACCGGCATGGAGGCCAGCCCGTCCAGCCCGTCGGTGAGGTTCACCGCATTACCGAAGGCGACGATGACGAAGGCGCCGAACAGATAATATAGCGGCCCAAGGTCCAGCGCGCCGCCGCTCCAGAAGGGCAGATACAGCAAGGTGCCGTTCTGGCTGACGATCAGCCAGGTAGCGAAACCGGCGATGCCGAATTCCGCCAGCAGGCGCGCCCGGGCGGAGAGGCCCTTGTGGCTCGCCTTGGTCACCTTGTCATAATCGTCCATGAAACCGATGGCGCCAAAGCCCAGCGTGACGATGAGGCAGGCCCAGATATAGACCGAGGTGACGTTCATCCACAGCAGCACGGCGCTCGCCATGGCGGTGAGGATCATCAACCCGCCCATGGTCGGCGTGCCGCGCTTGACGAAGTGCGTCTGCGGCCCATCCTCTCGGATCGGCTGCCCCTTGCCCTGGCGGACACGCAGCCAGCCGATGAAGCGGGGACCGATCACCAGCCCGATGATCAGCGCCGTCATGATCGCGGCGCCGGCCCGGAATGTGAGGTAGCGGACCAGGTTGAAGATGCCTGGGAAATTCAGTTGTTCAGCGAGCCAATAAAGCATCAGGCCACCTCGCTTGCTGCGAGCTGTTCGACAAGTCGCGAAAGTCCGACACTGTTGGACCCCTTGACCAGCACCACATCGCCGCTTTTGACTATTAAGCGTGCGAATTCAACGGCCTGATCGACATTAGCGACATGCTCGACAGAAATTTCGCCGGCCAAAGCATCGGCGAGCGGTGCCATTTCCTCGCCGACCAGAAGCGCCACATCCACCTTCGCATCGCGAATGGCCTGCGCCAGCCCCGCATGAAGCGGTGCGGACTGGTCGCCAAGCTCCTTCATCGCGCCCAATATCGCGATCCGCCGCTGCGCCCGCTCCTCGCCAAGCTGCGCCAATGTCGCGGCCATGGAGGCGGGATTGGCATTATAGGCTTCATCGACGATCAAGGCCTCGCCACCGTCCGCGGTCGCGATGGGGCGGCGCGCGCCCCGGCCTGGCAGCCCGGTCATTTCCGCCAGCGCAAGGCCGGCTTGCGCCAGATCGCCACCGGCGGCCTCGACCACGGCCAGTACGCCCAGCGCATTGCTGACCCAGTGGCGACCGGGCATTCCGACCACCAGACTGAGGCGCGCCGCGCGGGTCTGCACGGTGATGCGGGTACCGGCAGCGCCCACGGACATTTCGTCGATCAGTCGGACATCCGCCCCGGCATCGCGCCCGAAGGTCACGACTTGCCCGGCGTGACGACGGGCGTGGTCGGTCAGGAGCGGCGCATGGGGCGAGTCGGCGGGAATGACCGCCGTGCCGCCTTCGACAAGGCCTTCGAAAATCTCCGCCTTGGCCAGCGCGATCTTCTCTTCCGTCCCGAAATACTCGATGTGCGCCGGCGCGATCGTCGTGACGATGGCGACATGCGGGCGGACGAGCGCGGTCAGCGCGCGCAGCTCGCCCTCGTGATTCATGCCCATCTCGAACACGCCATAATGCGCCTCGCGCGGCATGCGCGCTAGGGAGAGCGGCACGCCGACATGATTGTTATAGCTCTTGAGCGAACGATGGGCGCCCCCCTGGCTCATCCGGTCAAACGCGGCGAACAGCGCTTCCTTGACGCCCGTCTTGCCAACGGAGCCGGTGACGCCGATGATCTTTGCCGACGTCCGTTCGCGCGAGGCACGGCCAAGATCATCGAGGCCCTTCGCGGTGTCGGCGACGCGGACGCAAGGCCCCTCGACAGCCCTATCCACCAGCAGCCCCGCTGCGCCGGACGCTAGCGCCCCTGGAATATAGGCGTGACCATCCGCGCTCTCGCCATGCAGCGCGACGAACAGATCGCCGGTCGCGACCTCCCGGCTATCGAACGCGACGCCGCCCACCGCGAAGGCCGTGGAGGCTGTCCCGCCCGTTGCTGCGGCGATCTCGTCGGAGGTCCACAAGCTCATGCAGCGCATTCCCGCGCCACGGTGACATCGTCGAACGGCAGCACGCGATCGCCGATGATCTGACCCTGCTCATGCCCCTTGCCGGCCAGCAGCACGATATCGTCCGGCCCCGCCTCGGCAATGGCAGCAGCGATGGCAGCCCGGCGCCCGCCAATCTCCCGCGCGCCCGGCGCGCCGGCCATGATCGCGGAACGGATCACCTGCGGGTCTTCCCCGCGCGGATTGTCATCGGTGACGATCACGACATCGCTCAGGTCGCTGGCAACGCCGCCCATCAGCGGGCGCTTGCCGGCATCGCGATCCCCGCCGGCGCCGAACACGGTGATGAGCCGACCGCGCACATGCGGGCGCAGCGCTTCGATGGCCGCCCGCAGCCCGTCGGGCGTATGGGCATAATCGACATAGACCGGCGCACCGGCGGTGGTGATGACCGCACGTTCCAGCCGACCGCGCACCGGCTGTACGCGCGAGAGCAAGCCCAGCACCGTCTTCAGCGCGCCGCCGGTTGCGAGGACCAATCCGGCGGAAACCAGCGCATTGGCGGCCTGATAGGCGCCGATGAGCGGCAGATCGACCTTGTGCGTGGCGCCCTCCGCCTCGATCATAAGCGTCTGCCCAAGATGCGTCGGCGTTTGCGTGACCAGCCGCAGCGTCTCGCCGGCCGAACCGACCGTCATCAACTGCAAACCCCGGCGACGCACGTGCTCGATCACTTCGGCAGAGCGCTCGTCATCGGCCCAGATGACAGCGACGCCGTCGTCGGCGACAACCTCGTCGAACAGCCGCATCTTGGCGGCGAAATACATGTCCATGGTGCCGTGATAATCGAGATGATCGCGGCTCAGATTGGTGAAGGCGCCCGCCGCGACGCGCGGGCCCTCGGCGCGATATTGGGCCAGCCCATGGCTCGACGCCTCATAGGCGACATGATCGACGCCTTCCTTGGCGAGCCCGGCGAGATTGGAGAGGAAGGTCACCACGTCCGGGGTCGTGAGGCCGGTCGACACCTGATCCACGGCCGTCGTCACGCCCAGCGTGCCGATGGACGCGGCGCCATGACCCATCATGCGCCAGAGCTGCCGGGTGAGCTCGACCGTCGAGGTCTTACCGTTCGTGCCGGTGACCGCGACCAGCGTCTGCGGATAGGGCGCATAATAGCGCGCCGCGAGGCTCGCGAACAGGCGGCGCGGTTCCTCGGCGGCGATGTGGGGGACGCCGGTCACCCGCGCGTCCGGGGCCGCGACGACAGCCACGGCGCCCGCAGCGATGGCGGCGTCGATAAAGTCCTCGCCGTTCACCCGCGCGCCGCGAAACGCGCCGAACACCGCGCCGGGCGCCACCTTACGATGGTCCAGCGCGAAGCCGCTCACCTCGGCGTCCTTGGCCGGATCGATCGAGTCGGGCACAAGCGTGGAAAGGCGCATCATTCGGCCACCTCTTCATCTTTGACCAACGGGGTCAGCTCAGAAATGTCGACGTCGCGGAACGCCTCGGGATAGACGCCCAGCAGCGGCGCGGCGCGCGACACGAAGGACTTCACCACCGGGGCGGCCGTATAAGCGGCCGTGCGGATGCCCGGGTAACGGGCACTGCCCTGCGGCTCGTCCATCATGACGATGACGACGTAGCGCGGCGCTTCCATCGGGAAAGCCGCAGCGAAGGTGGAGACCAGCGAGCGGCGGGCATAGCCGCCGTCCTTGGGCTTCTCGGCCGTTCCGGTCTTGCCGCCGACGCGATAGCCTTCGGCATCCGCATTGCGCCCGGTGCCGGTCTGCACGATCATCCGCAGCAACTGGCGCATCTTCGCGCTGGTCTGCTCGGAGAACACCCGGCGGGCGGCCACTTGTTCATTCGGCTTGCGCTTGAGAACGGTGGTGGGGTGCCAGATGCCGCCATTCACCAGCGCGGCATATGCGCTAGCCAGATGCATCGGCGTCACGGCGATGCCATGGCCATAGGCCGTCGTCATGATCGTCGTGCGATACCAGCGCGACGGGAACAGCGTGCCGGCCTGTTCGCGCAGCTCCACCGTGGCCGGACGGTCGAACTCCAGCGAGCGATAGGCAGCCTCAAGCGGCTTTTGCCCCATTTCATCGGCGATGCGGGCCGTGACGATGTTGCTGGAGTGCACCAGCGCCTCCGGCACCGTCAGCCAGCGGCCCAGGGGGTGGTCATCCTTGATGGTGAAGCGCCCGACGGGCAGCGGCGCCGTGGCATCATAGCGCTTGCTCATGCTGACGATGACGCCCGCATCCATGGCGATGGCGAAGGACAGCGGCTTGAACGTCGAGCCGAGCTCGTAGCGCGCCTGAACCACGCGATTGCAGCGCGGCGACATGTCGCAGGTGATCTGGCCCCGGCGCATTTGGCCGTCCGGGCCCATCACCATCGGCGCCTCGACCGGCACCAGGCGGTTGGGATTGAACGTGGGCAGAGACGCCATGGCGATCACTTCGCCATTGCGCGAATCCAGCACGATGCCGACGGCGCCCTTGGCGCTCTGTTCCGCCATGCCGAGCGACAGCTCTTCCTCCAGCGCGGCCTGAACGCGGCTATCGATGGAGAGCTGCAGCGGCTGCCCGCGCGTCTTTTCGTCAGTCAGCCGGTCATCGAACGCGCGCTCGACGCCCATGGCACCGAACCCGTCCCGATTGACGAAACCGATAAGGTGCGCGGCCAGCGTGCGCTGCGGATACAGCCGCTCCGCCTCGCGCGGAAACTCGATGCCGATCTCGCCCAGCGCATTCACAGCGGCGACGTCGCGCGGGACGGCGCGGGTGCGAAGGTAGTTCCACTGCCCGCCCGAGGTCAGCTTGGCGTAGAAATCGGCTTCGGACTGGTCCGGGAAGATCGCGTGGAGCTTTTTGGCCAGATCGCGCGGATCGCCGAGCAGGCGGTCGCGGCGCACGGCAATGGCATAACCGTCGATATCGCGCGCCAACGGCACGCCGTTGCGATCGACAATATCGGCGCGCCCCGGAATCGGGATAGGGCTGGCCATGCGCTCGGCCTGGGTGCCGGCGTCAATGCCCATCCAGACCATTTTCGCCGCCATCACCATTGTGATCGCGGCGAAAATAAGCAGGAGGAGCATGATCCGGCCGTGGGCCACCGTGACCAGATCTGTCGGCTTCCGATTCTCGGAACGCGGCTCCGGCCGCGCCAAAATGGTGGCCATCAGGGCACCATAGCTTCACTTAGAGCCGGGCCGCCGAGCAGCTTCTTGTCGAGCAGGGCCAGCCGGGCTGCCTTGCGGGAGGCCGGATCGGGCTCGACAGTGCGGCGCGCCGCAGCCTCTGCCGGCGCGCGCGTTGCCGGCGCCGTTTTCGCCTTAGCCTCCGCCACGGGCGGCCGGGGCTCGGCAGCCGAGGCAGTGCGAATGAACGCGAATTCCGAGGCCACATCGGCGCCGCTGCGCGCTGCCGGCCTGACGGGCGCTGCCGCGACCGGCGCAGGCGGGGTGTTCTGGGCCATCGCGGTCATGACGGGCGGCGGGCTGTAGCCGCCGGTCACCGGCGCCATGCGGTCCAGATTGGCGAGCGCGCGCTCATTGGGCAGATATTGCGCAGGCGCCGGCACATACAGGCGCAGGTCGCTGGTGTTCCAGGCGTGGAGCTGACGCATGGTTGCCCGCGCGCCGAATTCCGCCTCAAGATAGCGGATGTCGGCGCGGGTCCAGCGGATCTGGTCGATCGTATGCCGCACCGCGTTCCGCTCCGTCGCCACCTGCAGGCTGATCAGATAGGCGGCGAGCGCCCCCATGGCGACCACGAGAATCCACATGATGCTTTGCAAGCGCTTGATGGCGATCATGATCGTGCTCCCACAGATTGGTGCATGGCAGGGGCTTCAGTTCGGATGGCGCTACGCAGCGTTGCGGAGCGCGCACGGGGGTTGGACTTGAGCTCTGCATCGCCGGGGCGAACAGCGCGCGCGGGCTTCTGGAAGGTCGGCCGCACGGCGGATTTGACCTCCGGTCGGTGGCGCGAGCCGGCACCCTCCTGCCCGCTGCGCGTGCGGAGAAAATTCTTCACGATGCGATCTTCCAGGCTGTGGAAGGTCACCACCGCCAACCGGCCGCCCGGGCGCAACACGGCCTCGGCGGCATCCAGACCGCGCTCCAGCGCATCCAACTCACCATTGAGGTGAATGCGGATCGCCTGGAAGGTCCGCGTCGCCGGATCGGTCTTGTCGCCGGGCCGCTTGCCGAGCGCCTTGTGGACCGCGCCGACGAGATCGCCGATGGTCGCCAGCGGGCGCGCCGCCACGATGGCACGCGCGACACGGCGCGACTGCCGCTCCTCGCCATAATGATAGAGGATGTCGGCCAGCTCGGTCTCATCGACGCGGTTGAGAAATTCGGCCGCCGTCTCGCCGGACTGGCTCATCCGCATATCCAGAGGGGCGTCCGGAAAGCGGAAGGAGAAGCCACGGCGTTCACGATCAAGCTGCATCGAGGAGACGCCGATATCCAGCGTCACGCCATCCACGCTGTCGACACCGGCCTCAGCCAGCAGCCGTTCCATCTGCGCGAAATTGCCGGCGAGCAGCGTAATCGCGCCCTCACTGGCTGCGACGACCGCCTGCCCTTCGGCAATGGCGTCAGGATCCTGATCGATCGCGAAGACCCGCGCACCGCGCGCGGCCATGGCGCGGCTGTACCCGCCGGCACCGAATGTGCCGTCGACATGACGCTCGCCAGGGGCAATGGCAAGCGCGTCCAGCACTTCGTCGAGCAGCACGGGGCGGTGCGGCTCGGCCG
This genomic window contains:
- the murC gene encoding UDP-N-acetylmuramate--L-alanine ligase, with the translated sequence MKGVGTDIGTIHFIGIGGIGMSGIAEVMHNMGYSVQGSDMSEGYVIQHLRDLGIKVMIGHKAENLGDAAVVVTSTAIKRGNPEVELALENRVPVIRRAEMLAELMRLKSTVAVAGTHGKTTTTSMIAALLDAGGIDPTVINGGIINSYGSNARLGNSDWMVVEADESDGSFLRLDGTYAVVTNIDPEHLDHYGSFDAVKDAFVEFVENVPFYGAAMLCLDHPEVQAILPRVQDRRIVTYGFSAQADLRGENVRPVPGGNMFDVQIRERDGSTRRIADITMPMPGRHNVLNAMAAIGVALQMGIEDATIQTGFASFGGVKRRFTKVGEIETGGGRAVVIDDYGHHPVEIRAVLAAAREGAQGRVIAVVQPHRFTRLRDLMDEFQQSFNDADMVYVSPVYPAGEQPIEGVDADALVAGLKRRGHRAAQTIGDADALADALAADLKADDMIVCLGAGDITKWAAGLAPAIAASGEGRG
- the murG gene encoding undecaprenyldiphospho-muramoylpentapeptide beta-N-acetylglucosaminyltransferase, which codes for MSLFRHYVLAAGGTGGHMMPAHAIAQELMARGHRVALITDERGAKIPGLFEDVQTHVLPAGRMSGGISGWIRGFKAILEGRAMARQLYSTFEPAAVVGFGGYPALPAMLGAFAEGIPAIVHEQNAVLGRVNRLVARKVAAIATAYPDVKRLAKRHADKTYLVGNPVRESVLALRDEPFPVFSDESVLRLLVTGGSQGASILSQVVPAGLGMLPISLRRRLQVTQQCRPEDIEQVRALYAEMEIPADLATYIEDMPTKLAWSHLVIGRAGASTIAELTAAGRPAILIPLPSAMDNHQAYNVLEMVKAGGARAIDQSKFTPAELARQMQKLAMEPGALQNAAKRAHRCGRPDAVKDMCDLIESFGPAPQTIDTVRAAEAPRMAGLAGAGA
- the ftsW gene encoding putative lipid II flippase FtsW yields the protein MPRERTALAIWFWEIDRVLLGLIVVLIAIGLVAVAAASPVAAAKLSTHSASLSPLYFFYRQLMWIGLGLPLMIVISMLPRTQARRLAVGLAALFAVMLVLVPIIGTSVNGASRWLGSGAFRFQPSEFLKPFFVVAIAWLLSLRARDPSLPVIPLTGMLTGIVALLLMRQPDFGQTVIFVACWGALLLVGGASIKLLSGFACGGLGLFVLTYLFYDNGRERIDSFLNPVVDPAAGPDQVQLAYATITRGGLTGVGPGGGTAKFNLPEAHTDYIFSVIGEEFGLIACIAIALVYLAIIVRVLLRLLDEEDPFIVMATSGLVFVMGVQAVINMGVNIHIFPSKGMTLPFISYGGSSMIALCSGIGLLLAFTRRNPYMSRSPYVVTWSGR
- the murD gene encoding UDP-N-acetylmuramoyl-L-alanine--D-glutamate ligase translates to MIISPAVAGKRYAVLGLARSGLATVDALAASGAHVIAWDQREDARALVADKAELGDPMEMDLAGLDALVVSPGVPLNRHPVTCRARAAGVPIIGDIELFALARSSLPAHRVVGITGTNGKSTTTALIDHIVRTAGLPSRMGGNIGLPILAQAPLPEGGVYVLELSSYQIDLTFSLDCDVAVLLNITPDHLDRYDGFESYVASKQRLFAMQSPDHPAIIAVDDAVTRRIADALPQTVPVTAQSIAAEDQSRWPALQGPHNAQNVAVAKAVAKALGIASETTAQALASYVSLPHRMQRVAEIDGVLFVNDSKATNAASTAPALAAWPPVDGRPRIHWILGGLAKSDSLDECAAGFPNIARGYTIGEAGPLFARLLGEASVPVTECELMVTAVAEAAAHAQPGDIVLLSPACASFDQFRDFEARGDAFAAAVAALRDKAGAETGAGA
- the mraY gene encoding phospho-N-acetylmuramoyl-pentapeptide-transferase, which encodes MLYWLAEQLNFPGIFNLVRYLTFRAGAAIMTALIIGLVIGPRFIGWLRVRQGKGQPIREDGPQTHFVKRGTPTMGGLMILTAMASAVLLWMNVTSVYIWACLIVTLGFGAIGFMDDYDKVTKASHKGLSARARLLAEFGIAGFATWLIVSQNGTLLYLPFWSGGALDLGPLYYLFGAFVIVAFGNAVNLTDGLDGLASMPVIVASMAFMLIVYLVGRADYAAYLGIPHVPGAGDLVILCGAIVGACLAFLWFNAPPAAVFMGDTGSLALGGTIGVIAVAAHHEIVLAVIGGIFVVEAMSVVIQVFFYKRTGKRVFRMAPIHHHFEQLGWPESTVVIRFWIVSFVLALAGLATLKLR
- a CDS encoding UDP-N-acetylmuramoyl-tripeptide--D-alanyl-D-alanine ligase; the encoded protein is MSLWTSDEIAAATGGTASTAFAVGGVAFDSREVATGDLFVALHGESADGHAYIPGALASGAAGLLVDRAVEGPCVRVADTAKGLDDLGRASRERTSAKIIGVTGSVGKTGVKEALFAAFDRMSQGGAHRSLKSYNNHVGVPLSLARMPREAHYGVFEMGMNHEGELRALTALVRPHVAIVTTIAPAHIEYFGTEEKIALAKAEIFEGLVEGGTAVIPADSPHAPLLTDHARRHAGQVVTFGRDAGADVRLIDEMSVGAAGTRITVQTRAARLSLVVGMPGRHWVSNALGVLAVVEAAGGDLAQAGLALAEMTGLPGRGARRPIATADGGEALIVDEAYNANPASMAATLAQLGEERAQRRIAILGAMKELGDQSAPLHAGLAQAIRDAKVDVALLVGEEMAPLADALAGEISVEHVANVDQAVEFARLIVKSGDVVLVKGSNSVGLSRLVEQLAASEVA